From the uncultured Trichococcus sp. genome, one window contains:
- a CDS encoding sucrose-specific PTS transporter subunit IIBC, which yields MDYKKIAEELLTDIGGKENVQAATHCATRLRLVLRDESKVDQAGLDARDEVKGTFSTAGQYQIILGSGTVNEVYKEFIKMAGIDAMSKEEVKTAGTQKLNPIQQGVKMLSDIFVPIIPAIVACGLMMGLNNVFTAPDLFVAGKSLIEAYPAFAGFAAMINTFSNAAYVFLPVLIGFSATQKFGGNPYLGAVLGMLMVHPDLVNAYAYPSVLAAGEVPFWDIFGFEIAKVGYQGTVLPILFAAFILAKIETFLHKRVHTSLDNLVTPLFALIITGFLTFTLVGPLTRTLGDVMTNSLVWLYDTTGAVGGAIIGFFYAPLVVTGMHHSFIAVETQLLADIAKTGGTFIFPIAAMSNVAQGAAALAMFFIIKEQKAKSLASASAISAYLGITEPAMFGINLKYRYPFYAAMIGSGVSSAFISFFKVKAIALGAAGLPGVISIKQEELWFYILGMLIATVVTITMTFFFSKRDWTKKAA from the coding sequence ATGGATTACAAAAAGATTGCAGAAGAATTGTTGACGGATATCGGCGGAAAAGAGAACGTACAGGCAGCGACGCACTGCGCGACACGACTACGCTTGGTTTTGAGGGATGAAAGCAAGGTCGATCAAGCGGGATTGGACGCACGCGACGAAGTCAAAGGGACTTTCTCAACGGCTGGCCAATACCAAATCATCCTTGGATCCGGAACAGTCAATGAAGTCTACAAAGAATTCATCAAAATGGCTGGCATCGACGCCATGAGCAAAGAGGAAGTCAAAACAGCCGGCACGCAAAAACTGAACCCGATCCAACAAGGCGTCAAGATGCTTTCAGATATCTTCGTACCGATCATCCCGGCCATCGTAGCCTGCGGTTTGATGATGGGTTTGAACAACGTATTCACCGCACCGGATTTGTTTGTTGCCGGAAAATCGCTGATTGAAGCTTATCCTGCCTTCGCAGGTTTTGCAGCGATGATCAATACGTTCTCCAACGCCGCTTATGTCTTCCTGCCTGTCCTGATCGGGTTCAGCGCAACGCAGAAATTCGGCGGCAACCCGTATTTGGGAGCTGTTTTGGGGATGTTGATGGTCCACCCGGATCTTGTCAATGCCTACGCCTATCCGTCAGTCTTGGCTGCAGGCGAAGTGCCTTTCTGGGATATCTTCGGATTCGAAATCGCGAAAGTCGGTTACCAAGGAACAGTCTTGCCGATTCTGTTTGCGGCATTCATCTTGGCTAAAATCGAAACATTCCTGCACAAACGCGTGCATACATCATTGGACAACCTGGTCACACCGCTGTTCGCTTTGATCATCACTGGCTTCCTGACTTTCACATTGGTGGGCCCGCTGACGCGCACGCTCGGCGATGTGATGACAAACAGCCTTGTATGGTTGTATGACACGACAGGTGCAGTCGGCGGAGCCATCATCGGTTTCTTCTACGCTCCACTGGTCGTTACCGGTATGCACCACAGCTTCATCGCTGTTGAAACGCAATTGTTGGCTGATATCGCTAAAACAGGCGGTACGTTCATCTTCCCGATCGCAGCTATGTCAAACGTGGCTCAAGGTGCTGCTGCATTGGCGATGTTCTTCATTATCAAGGAACAAAAAGCGAAAAGTTTGGCTTCCGCTTCCGCCATCTCCGCTTACTTGGGGATCACTGAGCCAGCCATGTTCGGTATCAACTTGAAATATCGCTACCCGTTCTATGCAGCAATGATCGGTTCCGGCGTCAGCAGCGCGTTCATTTCCTTCTTCAAAGTCAAAGCGATCGCATTGGGCGCAGCCGGCCTGCCGGGCGTCATCTCGATCAAACAAGAAGAATTATGGTTCTACATCCTGGGCATGCTGATCGCGACAGTCGTGACGATCACGATGACGTTCTTCTTCAGCAAACGCGACTGGACGAAAAAAGCAGCATAA
- a CDS encoding sucrose-6-phosphate hydrolase, which produces MKEWTREERYKKLSDYSDDYLEELAKRVAQSPFRQNYHIQPNTGLLNDPNGFTYFDGKWHLFYQWFPMGAVHGLKHWYHLTSTDLVQWKEEGVALLPDTEYDSHGVYSGSGFVKDGQLHIMYTGNVRTEEWERVPNQIVARMEADGSFTKFLPPAIAGKPDGYTDHVRDPKVWKQHGLYYAVIGAQRTDETGTILLYRSKDALEWELMGEVDAGLPDFGYMWECPDLFEIDGKTVLLFSPQGIEPEGDHYQNIFQTGYVIADDFRMDELKLEHDGFQELDAGFDFYATQTAESPDGRRILTAWMGLPDVAYPTDSEDWAHCLTLPRELSIKDGKLIQQPVRELVALRKEQTVSDAGLLSGEKRIDRDGANGYELQLDVAFPASANHAPVTVDLCEDAAKDKRFRITLDPVTKKITIDRSRCGIPFAEEFGTTRTLALGKMDEVKLQIFVDTSSIEIFVNDGEGTFTSRVFPQAGETGLSLAAGSTIDYSLELWELA; this is translated from the coding sequence ATGAAAGAATGGACGCGCGAGGAGCGCTATAAAAAACTCTCGGATTATTCCGACGACTATCTGGAAGAATTGGCGAAAAGGGTGGCGCAGTCGCCCTTCCGCCAAAACTACCACATCCAACCGAACACAGGCCTTTTGAACGATCCGAACGGCTTCACTTATTTCGACGGCAAATGGCATCTCTTCTATCAATGGTTCCCGATGGGCGCGGTCCACGGGCTGAAGCACTGGTACCATCTGACTTCGACGGACCTCGTGCAATGGAAGGAAGAGGGCGTCGCGCTGTTGCCTGACACTGAGTACGACAGCCATGGCGTCTATTCCGGCAGCGGCTTCGTCAAAGACGGCCAGCTGCACATCATGTACACCGGCAATGTCCGCACGGAAGAATGGGAAAGGGTGCCGAACCAGATCGTCGCCCGCATGGAAGCGGACGGCAGCTTCACGAAGTTCCTGCCGCCTGCTATCGCCGGCAAACCGGATGGCTACACCGACCATGTCCGCGATCCCAAAGTGTGGAAGCAGCACGGCCTCTACTATGCCGTCATTGGTGCCCAACGCACCGACGAAACCGGCACAATCCTGCTGTACCGCTCAAAGGATGCCTTGGAATGGGAACTGATGGGCGAAGTCGACGCCGGCTTGCCGGACTTCGGCTACATGTGGGAATGTCCGGACCTGTTCGAGATCGACGGCAAAACAGTGCTGCTGTTTTCGCCGCAAGGAATCGAGCCGGAAGGCGACCATTACCAAAACATTTTTCAGACCGGCTATGTCATCGCCGATGATTTCCGGATGGATGAACTGAAATTGGAGCATGATGGCTTCCAGGAACTGGATGCCGGCTTCGATTTCTACGCCACCCAGACCGCCGAAAGCCCGGACGGCCGCCGCATTCTGACGGCCTGGATGGGATTGCCGGACGTCGCTTACCCGACCGACAGCGAAGACTGGGCGCACTGCCTGACCTTGCCGCGCGAGTTGTCCATTAAGGATGGCAAGCTGATCCAGCAGCCGGTCCGCGAATTGGTGGCTTTACGCAAAGAGCAGACTGTTTCCGACGCCGGTCTATTGTCTGGTGAAAAGCGCATCGATCGCGACGGCGCAAACGGCTACGAACTCCAGCTGGATGTAGCCTTCCCGGCGTCTGCGAACCACGCGCCGGTTACAGTGGATCTTTGCGAAGATGCGGCCAAAGACAAACGTTTCCGCATCACCTTGGATCCGGTCACGAAGAAGATCACGATCGACCGCAGCCGCTGCGGCATCCCGTTCGCCGAAGAATTCGGCACGACCCGCACGCTGGCGCTCGGAAAGATGGATGAAGTGAAGCTGCAGATTTTCGTCGACACCAGTTCGATCGAAATCTTCGTCAACGACGGCGAAGGCACCTTCACCTCCCGTGTCTTCCCGCAAGCGGGAGAAACCGGCCTGTCGCTCGCGGCAGGCAGCACAATCGATTACAGCCTCGAACTTTGGGAATTGGCCTGA
- a CDS encoding MurR/RpiR family transcriptional regulator: protein MVDIAKLFQGKELSESDQQLLTYIISNMDTVLQMGVRQIAKENYTSPASVIRLSKKLGYKGFIDLYYHLLPLVNVETMPAGTSEDEFFQLDHALVLQHNSIEDMDEFIGKALCLEGKFIFIYAAGFSAIAAEYLYKKLLLLGKQVILATTLDSIGVLENNLKNIGAFVAISKSGETQSVIEKLLKAKNAGIFTVAFTKETPNRLGECSDLNFKVTDQHKLDDRNLLPNTFFPFTLLLVEYLLSRYLKEINEVDEQTEEGKA, encoded by the coding sequence GTGGTAGATATTGCCAAGTTATTTCAAGGTAAAGAATTAAGCGAATCAGATCAACAACTGTTGACCTACATCATCAGCAACATGGATACAGTCTTGCAGATGGGTGTCCGTCAGATTGCCAAGGAAAATTATACCTCGCCGGCAAGTGTCATCCGGCTGTCAAAAAAGTTGGGATACAAAGGTTTTATCGATCTGTATTATCACTTGTTGCCGCTTGTCAATGTCGAAACAATGCCGGCAGGAACTTCGGAAGATGAATTTTTCCAACTGGATCATGCGCTCGTTCTGCAACATAATTCAATAGAGGATATGGACGAATTCATCGGAAAAGCATTGTGTTTGGAAGGGAAATTTATCTTCATCTATGCTGCAGGTTTTTCGGCGATTGCAGCAGAATATCTCTACAAAAAACTATTGCTCCTCGGGAAACAAGTCATCCTTGCCACAACGCTAGATTCCATTGGTGTGTTGGAGAATAATCTGAAAAATATCGGGGCTTTTGTAGCCATTTCCAAATCAGGGGAGACGCAAAGTGTCATCGAAAAGCTACTGAAAGCGAAAAATGCCGGCATCTTTACGGTTGCCTTCACGAAGGAAACGCCCAATCGGCTTGGTGAATGCAGTGATCTGAATTTTAAGGTTACCGATCAACACAAGCTCGATGACAGGAATCTGTTGCCCAACACATTTTTTCCCTTTACGTTGTTGCTGGTGGAGTACCTGTTGAGCCGTTACCTGAAAGAAATCAATGAAGTTGATGAGCAGACAGAAGAAGGAAAAGCTTAA
- a CDS encoding PTS transporter subunit EIIC, with product MKERVMDTMQKFSKAMFIPVLILPIAGILIAIGNLFTNARLLEVLPFLNNPVTTGFGTILSGSLVSILVNLGLVFCVGLAVGLANKKKSEAGFIALLGYLVFINAMNRFMGLQGMLVEGNLQGTGQTMVLGVQVLDMGVFLGIFLGIVTAIVHNRYADKEFNNAFQIYGGTRFVFIVLIPVVVLLGILFTYIWPFFQGGISSLGALINQSGNFGIFLYGTLERLLIPTGLHHLVYTPFLYTELGGVAEVAGEIFEGARNIYFAEIANADGGLLAPSVIWDARGISKMFGLIGACLAMYHKASPENKAKARAILIPAAVTSFIAGVTEPIEFSFMFVAPLLFIVHAGLSGLSMVLLNILNVRAIGPNGFIDFLLYNVPLGTERTVWPMYIVVGLFFFVVYYFLFRFLITKFDYKTIGREESGQETKLYSKKDYQEKKTKSGEPANDLGLAHTIVAALGGEENIETVNNCYSRLRLTLTDPEKVNEGILKDETGASGIIKKGQNVQVVYGLQVNGIRKAVDTVLNRATVEE from the coding sequence ATGAAAGAGAGAGTCATGGATACGATGCAGAAATTTTCCAAAGCGATGTTTATTCCCGTTTTAATTTTGCCGATAGCCGGTATTTTGATCGCGATAGGAAATCTCTTCACTAACGCGCGATTGTTGGAAGTTTTGCCATTTTTGAATAACCCGGTCACAACCGGATTCGGAACGATCCTTTCCGGATCACTCGTTTCGATTTTAGTGAACTTGGGCCTTGTGTTCTGCGTCGGACTGGCTGTAGGGTTGGCCAACAAGAAAAAGTCAGAGGCTGGATTCATTGCTTTGCTCGGCTACCTTGTTTTCATCAATGCCATGAACCGCTTCATGGGCCTGCAAGGCATGTTGGTGGAAGGTAATTTGCAAGGCACTGGACAGACGATGGTCTTAGGGGTTCAGGTATTGGATATGGGTGTCTTCTTGGGGATATTCCTCGGAATCGTTACCGCAATCGTCCATAACCGCTACGCCGACAAAGAATTCAACAATGCGTTCCAAATTTATGGAGGCACCCGGTTTGTCTTTATCGTATTGATTCCGGTAGTTGTGCTTTTGGGCATCCTGTTCACTTACATCTGGCCATTCTTCCAAGGCGGGATCAGCAGCTTAGGGGCCCTGATCAACCAAAGCGGCAACTTCGGCATCTTCTTGTATGGGACATTGGAACGCTTGCTTATCCCGACCGGACTGCATCACTTAGTGTACACACCGTTCTTGTACACTGAATTGGGCGGAGTTGCTGAGGTCGCAGGCGAAATTTTTGAAGGTGCACGCAACATCTACTTTGCTGAAATCGCCAATGCGGACGGCGGCTTGCTTGCGCCGAGCGTCATCTGGGATGCCCGCGGAATTTCGAAAATGTTTGGACTGATTGGTGCTTGCTTGGCCATGTATCATAAAGCAAGCCCTGAAAACAAAGCAAAGGCCCGCGCCATTCTGATTCCGGCAGCCGTCACTTCCTTCATCGCAGGTGTAACGGAGCCAATCGAGTTCTCGTTTATGTTCGTCGCACCGTTGTTGTTCATCGTTCACGCCGGGTTGAGTGGTTTGAGCATGGTGCTACTGAATATTTTGAATGTTCGAGCAATCGGCCCGAATGGCTTCATCGATTTCCTGTTGTACAATGTGCCGCTTGGAACAGAACGGACCGTGTGGCCGATGTACATTGTGGTCGGCTTATTCTTCTTTGTAGTCTATTATTTCTTGTTCCGCTTCTTGATCACGAAATTTGACTACAAGACAATCGGTCGCGAGGAGTCGGGGCAGGAAACAAAATTGTATTCGAAAAAGGATTATCAAGAGAAAAAAACCAAATCAGGAGAGCCCGCGAACGATTTGGGTCTGGCGCATACGATTGTGGCTGCATTGGGCGGCGAAGAAAATATCGAGACCGTCAACAACTGCTACTCGCGCTTGCGACTCACTTTGACCGATCCGGAAAAAGTGAACGAAGGAATCCTGAAGGACGAGACCGGGGCCAGCGGCATCATCAAGAAAGGCCAAAATGTGCAAGTCGTATATGGTTTGCAGGTCAACGGTATCCGTAAAGCGGTGGATACGGTACTGAACAGAGCAACAGTTGAAGAATAA
- a CDS encoding 6-phospho-alpha-glucosidase, with product MKKFSVVIAGGGSTFTPGIVMMMLDNIDRFPMRELVLYDNDGDRQAVLGEALEILLKEQAPDLKFSYTTDPEEAFTDKDFCMAHIRVGKYEMREKDEKIPLRHGVIGQETCGPGGIAYGMRSITGMLEIIDHMETYSPDCWMLNYSNPAAIVAEACRVLRPNSKVLNICDMPVGTLRRMSQIIGKDPQDLEVRYFGLNHFGWWTSVKDKEGHEYLDQIRDYVVENGYLTQVEVDTQHMDQSWQETHKKAKDLLAVNPRYLPNTYLKYYLYPDYEVAHSDRNYTRANEVMNGREKEVFTAARNIIEKGTAIDGGFHIDSHASFIVDLARAIAFNTHERMLMIVENNGAIANFPDDAMVEVPCIVGNDGPEPLAQGKIPAFEQALMFQQVTVEKLVVEAYVEQSYQKLWQALTLSKTIPSAKVAKDILDDLIEANKAYWPELR from the coding sequence ATGAAGAAATTTTCTGTAGTCATTGCTGGTGGTGGCAGCACCTTTACGCCAGGAATCGTGATGATGATGTTGGATAATATCGATCGTTTCCCGATGCGCGAATTGGTGCTTTACGACAATGATGGAGACCGTCAAGCAGTATTGGGCGAGGCTCTGGAAATCCTGTTGAAAGAACAGGCGCCCGATTTGAAGTTCTCGTACACAACCGATCCAGAAGAAGCATTCACGGATAAAGACTTCTGCATGGCACATATCCGTGTCGGAAAATACGAAATGCGCGAAAAGGATGAAAAGATTCCATTGCGTCATGGCGTAATCGGCCAGGAAACCTGCGGGCCCGGTGGGATAGCTTATGGCATGCGCAGCATCACGGGAATGCTGGAAATCATCGACCACATGGAAACTTATTCTCCTGATTGCTGGATGCTGAATTATTCCAATCCAGCTGCGATTGTGGCCGAAGCCTGCCGTGTTCTGCGCCCGAATTCTAAAGTGCTGAACATCTGTGATATGCCGGTAGGAACGTTGCGCAGAATGTCCCAAATCATCGGTAAAGATCCGCAAGACCTGGAAGTCCGTTACTTTGGACTGAACCACTTTGGCTGGTGGACTAGTGTGAAAGACAAGGAAGGTCACGAGTATCTTGATCAGATCCGCGACTATGTGGTAGAGAATGGCTACTTGACCCAGGTTGAAGTCGACACGCAACATATGGATCAGAGTTGGCAAGAAACGCATAAGAAAGCGAAGGATTTGCTTGCCGTAAATCCGCGTTATCTGCCGAATACGTATCTGAAGTATTATTTATACCCGGATTATGAAGTGGCGCATTCCGATCGCAACTATACGCGTGCCAATGAAGTGATGAACGGCAGGGAAAAAGAAGTCTTTACTGCCGCACGCAACATCATCGAGAAGGGAACAGCCATTGATGGCGGATTCCATATCGACAGCCATGCCTCCTTTATCGTGGACTTGGCCCGAGCGATTGCGTTCAACACGCATGAAAGAATGCTGATGATTGTGGAAAACAATGGGGCAATCGCCAATTTCCCTGATGATGCGATGGTGGAAGTGCCCTGTATCGTGGGGAATGACGGTCCGGAACCACTGGCCCAAGGGAAAATCCCTGCATTTGAACAGGCCTTGATGTTCCAGCAAGTGACGGTCGAGAAACTAGTGGTGGAAGCCTATGTCGAACAGAGCTACCAAAAACTATGGCAAGCCTTGACGTTATCGAAAACGATCCCGAGCGCAAAAGTCGCCAAGGACATTCTCGATGACTTGATTGAAGCCAACAAAGCTTATTGGCCGGAATTGCGTTAA
- a CDS encoding glycine betaine/L-proline ABC transporter ATP-binding protein, which yields MSKIIIENVTKIFGKKADKALEMLEQKKSKQDILRATGATVGVNNISLSIEEGEIFVIMGLSGSGKSTLVRMFNRLIEPTKGNILIDGENLSVMDKKALRQVRREKMSMVFQNFGLFPHRTILENTEYGLEVQGVPKAERKERAQRALENSGLGDYSDQYPHQLSGGMQQRVGLARALANDPEILLMDEAFSALDPLIRREMQDELLDLQENVKKTIIFITHDLNEALRIGDRIALLKDGELVQIGTPEEILTNPATRYVEKFVEDVDRSKVLTAEHIMKRPIVMNIEKHGPLFALELLRQEGISTILVVDNHRRLKGYITAEDASKALKANATKVDGILREDIPTVSKDTTLSDIFPIIHDSNSPVAVIENDRLVGVLVRGAVIAALAGESEVSVNG from the coding sequence TTGTCGAAAATAATAATCGAAAACGTCACTAAAATTTTTGGGAAAAAAGCAGATAAGGCTCTGGAAATGCTTGAACAGAAGAAAAGTAAGCAAGATATTCTGCGCGCAACTGGAGCGACTGTCGGGGTCAACAATATCAGTCTTTCTATAGAAGAAGGGGAAATCTTCGTTATCATGGGGCTTTCCGGGAGCGGAAAGTCCACGCTGGTTCGGATGTTCAACCGTCTGATCGAACCGACGAAGGGGAATATCCTGATCGACGGAGAGAATCTGTCAGTCATGGACAAGAAAGCATTGCGCCAAGTCCGCCGGGAAAAAATGAGCATGGTTTTCCAGAACTTCGGCTTGTTCCCGCACCGCACCATTTTGGAGAACACCGAGTACGGACTGGAAGTGCAAGGCGTACCAAAAGCGGAGCGTAAGGAAAGAGCGCAACGTGCCTTGGAAAATTCCGGTTTGGGCGATTACAGCGATCAGTATCCGCATCAATTATCAGGTGGGATGCAGCAGCGGGTCGGTTTGGCCCGTGCCTTGGCGAATGACCCGGAAATCCTGCTGATGGACGAGGCCTTCTCGGCTTTGGATCCGCTGATCCGTCGTGAGATGCAGGATGAACTGTTGGATCTGCAGGAAAACGTCAAAAAGACCATCATCTTCATCACCCATGATCTGAACGAAGCTTTGCGCATCGGGGATCGGATCGCGTTGCTGAAGGACGGGGAATTGGTCCAGATCGGTACGCCTGAGGAAATTCTGACCAATCCGGCAACACGCTATGTCGAAAAATTCGTGGAGGACGTTGACCGTTCGAAAGTACTGACGGCCGAACACATCATGAAGCGTCCGATCGTCATGAATATCGAAAAACATGGCCCGCTCTTCGCATTGGAATTATTGCGCCAAGAAGGGATTTCGACAATCCTTGTGGTGGACAATCACCGCAGACTGAAAGGGTACATCACTGCCGAGGACGCTTCGAAAGCGTTGAAAGCCAACGCCACAAAAGTGGATGGCATCCTCAGAGAAGATATCCCGACCGTCTCCAAAGATACTACCTTGAGCGATATTTTCCCGATCATCCATGATTCAAACTCGCCGGTCGCTGTCATCGAAAACGACAGATTGGTGGGTGTCCTTGTCAGAGGCGCCGTCATAGCCGCTTTGGCAGGAGAAAGTGAGGTGTCCGTAAATGGATAA
- a CDS encoding aminotransferase class III-fold pyridoxal phosphate-dependent enzyme, with protein MTVNATWNTTTATTLTGEEVTAMDQQYVMRAWSKQGQAAMAVEKAEGIYFWDYEGNRQVDMSSLLVNANIGHQHPKVVKAIQDQAAKMCFMAPSYATDVKSLLAKKLVELAGGDMARVFFTNAGADANENAIKMARIATGRTKVFSGYHSYHGATLAASNASGDSRRFAAEIGGANGFVKFSNPSPYRDNLPFGTEEELTAFYLKKLAEQIQYEGPYNVAAILLETVIGANGIIAYPKGYLEGVRNLCNSYGIVMICDEVMAGFYRTGTAFAFQQYAFTPDMITFAKGVTSGYVPLGGVIVSGWISEYFTENQLQCGLTYSGHTLACAAGLATLEVYEDENIAANVEKIGALLKDYLEEMKAKHPCVGDVRCYGLFCGVELVLDKETREPLVPFNTPNRIMPAIYKELKDRGFSTFGRETTISVCPPLTITEAELAEVLPILDEVLTLVDSTYL; from the coding sequence ATGACAGTGAACGCAACATGGAATACAACAACAGCAACAACTTTAACCGGAGAAGAAGTAACAGCGATGGATCAACAGTACGTGATGCGGGCCTGGTCGAAGCAGGGGCAAGCCGCCATGGCAGTAGAAAAGGCGGAAGGCATTTATTTCTGGGACTATGAAGGCAACCGCCAAGTGGACATGTCCTCCTTGTTGGTGAACGCGAACATCGGCCATCAGCATCCGAAAGTCGTGAAGGCGATCCAGGATCAGGCTGCCAAGATGTGCTTCATGGCACCGAGTTATGCGACCGATGTGAAGTCTTTGTTGGCTAAGAAGTTGGTCGAGTTGGCCGGCGGGGATATGGCGCGCGTGTTCTTCACGAATGCCGGAGCCGACGCGAACGAGAATGCGATCAAGATGGCGCGGATCGCGACGGGGCGCACGAAAGTGTTCAGCGGCTACCACAGCTACCACGGCGCTACGCTTGCCGCTTCCAACGCTTCCGGGGATTCCCGCCGGTTTGCAGCTGAAATCGGCGGCGCGAACGGCTTCGTGAAATTCTCCAATCCGTCCCCTTACCGCGACAATCTTCCATTTGGAACTGAAGAGGAACTGACGGCGTTCTATCTGAAGAAACTGGCTGAACAGATCCAATACGAAGGCCCCTACAACGTGGCGGCTATCCTCTTGGAAACGGTCATCGGCGCGAACGGCATCATCGCTTATCCGAAAGGGTATCTGGAAGGGGTGCGCAACCTCTGCAACAGCTACGGCATCGTGATGATCTGCGATGAAGTCATGGCCGGCTTCTACCGGACCGGAACAGCTTTCGCTTTCCAGCAATACGCGTTCACACCGGACATGATCACCTTCGCAAAAGGAGTGACATCAGGGTATGTGCCGTTGGGTGGCGTGATCGTCTCCGGATGGATCAGCGAATACTTCACCGAAAATCAGCTCCAATGCGGCTTGACCTACAGCGGCCACACGTTGGCTTGCGCGGCCGGCTTGGCGACTTTGGAAGTCTACGAGGACGAAAACATCGCCGCCAACGTCGAAAAGATCGGCGCACTGTTGAAGGACTACCTGGAAGAAATGAAAGCCAAGCATCCTTGCGTGGGCGATGTCCGCTGTTACGGCCTCTTCTGCGGGGTGGAGCTAGTGCTCGACAAGGAAACGCGCGAGCCGCTTGTGCCGTTCAACACGCCGAACCGGATCATGCCGGCGATCTACAAGGAACTGAAGGACCGAGGCTTCTCGACTTTCGGCCGCGAAACGACGATCAGCGTCTGCCCTCCGCTTACGATCACCGAAGCAGAGTTGGCTGAAGTGCTGCCGATCCTGGATGAAGTGCTGACGCTTGTCGATTCGACCTATCTGTAA
- a CDS encoding P-II family nitrogen regulator has product MLVKIEAIVRPEKTEQILAKLAEKGHTAVTRMDVYGRGKQAGIHIGDVFYDELPKELLFLVAEAAHEKEIVDVITTQARTSNLGNYGDGRIFVHAIENAYTISNGTEGL; this is encoded by the coding sequence ATGCTAGTGAAAATTGAGGCCATCGTGAGGCCGGAGAAGACGGAACAGATTTTGGCGAAACTCGCTGAAAAGGGACACACCGCCGTGACGCGGATGGATGTGTACGGACGGGGGAAACAGGCAGGCATCCATATCGGCGACGTCTTCTACGATGAGCTGCCGAAGGAATTGCTGTTCCTGGTGGCCGAAGCAGCCCATGAGAAGGAAATCGTCGACGTGATCACCACCCAGGCGCGCACAAGCAATCTGGGCAACTACGGCGACGGCAGAATATTCGTGCACGCAATCGAAAACGCCTATACGATCAGTAACGGCACAGAAGGACTTTAA
- a CDS encoding P-II family nitrogen regulator, producing the protein MKEVTAIIRLNKVTETKQKLAAGGFPGFTCRKVFGRGKNPLIGRDMREPTGHSVLMPKRMFTIVTEDEDVDNVIGILLAVNSSGQAGDGKIFVQTIAREYRVRRA; encoded by the coding sequence ATGAAGGAAGTGACAGCGATCATTCGCCTGAACAAGGTGACGGAAACGAAACAAAAACTGGCTGCGGGCGGCTTTCCTGGGTTCACCTGCCGAAAAGTCTTCGGACGCGGCAAGAACCCTCTCATAGGAAGAGACATGCGCGAGCCAACCGGACACAGCGTGCTGATGCCGAAGCGGATGTTTACGATCGTGACGGAGGATGAAGATGTGGACAACGTGATCGGCATCCTGCTGGCGGTCAACAGCAGCGGCCAGGCGGGGGACGGCAAGATTTTCGTGCAAACGATCGCCCGCGAATACCGGGTGCGCCGCGCATGA
- a CDS encoding ABC transporter permease translates to MKKADTLTSDALIPEQSTSATAAKKRRKRIQPEKMITVGTVAAIMVLWYVVTALGLVSPMLLPSPLAVWTAFVEILFNGYKGFSLLQHIGTSLWRLLSAFGLAIIAAIPLGLLSGYNTKIKAALDPIINFYRPLPPLAYYTLLVMGLGIADASKVALLFLAAFAPIYVSCVSAVAKVNTDFINSAKTVGASQTQVFFHVILPSCLPDILTSLRTALSVAYTTLVSAEMVAAMTGIGWLVLDASNYLRSDIVFVGIIIMGITGILLDKIIVSIQNKFVPWAGK, encoded by the coding sequence ATGAAGAAAGCAGATACGCTCACAAGCGATGCACTGATTCCCGAGCAAAGCACGTCCGCGACCGCGGCAAAGAAAAGACGAAAGAGGATCCAGCCGGAAAAAATGATCACCGTCGGCACCGTCGCAGCGATCATGGTGCTCTGGTATGTCGTTACCGCGCTGGGGCTGGTCAGTCCGATGCTGCTGCCGAGCCCGTTGGCGGTTTGGACGGCCTTCGTGGAGATCCTCTTCAACGGCTATAAAGGCTTCTCCTTGCTGCAGCATATCGGCACCAGCTTATGGCGCCTGCTCAGCGCCTTCGGATTGGCGATCATCGCCGCGATTCCGTTGGGTTTGCTCAGCGGCTACAACACGAAAATCAAAGCGGCCTTGGACCCGATCATCAACTTCTACCGCCCGTTGCCGCCATTGGCTTACTACACGTTGTTGGTGATGGGGCTTGGGATTGCGGATGCTTCGAAAGTCGCCTTGCTGTTCCTGGCGGCCTTCGCACCGATCTACGTCAGCTGCGTCTCGGCCGTTGCGAAAGTCAACACAGACTTCATCAACAGCGCGAAAACGGTCGGCGCCAGCCAGACGCAAGTGTTCTTTCATGTCATTCTGCCGTCCTGCTTGCCGGATATCCTGACGAGCCTGCGCACCGCACTCAGCGTCGCCTATACGACCCTCGTTTCGGCGGAAATGGTCGCAGCCATGACCGGGATCGGTTGGCTCGTCCTCGATGCCAGCAACTACCTGCGCAGCGACATCGTCTTCGTCGGCATCATCATCATGGGCATCACCGGCATTCTTTTGGATAAAATCATCGTCAGCATCCAAAATAAATTTGTCCCTTGGGCAGGAAAATAA